A single window of Candidatus Zixiibacteriota bacterium DNA harbors:
- a CDS encoding YHS domain-containing protein, with protein MRSFKHALTALVLLFGLVSVAQAGDADKKSEADAPKELKNQTHCPVMGGKIDSTVYTDIQGQRVYHCCPMCSEKLKADPDKFFKKAAGEGVLFENIQSTCPVSGEILEDKSVYSDYEGRRVVFCCKKCRGTFNEDPENYLKKLDEDTDSKSENMKKMDHSDHSGHNH; from the coding sequence ATGCGTTCATTCAAACATGCACTCACAGCCCTCGTCCTGCTCTTTGGACTTGTATCGGTCGCGCAAGCTGGGGATGCAGACAAGAAATCTGAAGCTGACGCTCCCAAGGAGCTGAAGAACCAGACTCATTGTCCGGTAATGGGCGGCAAGATCGATTCGACAGTCTATACCGATATTCAGGGCCAGCGGGTCTATCACTGCTGCCCGATGTGCTCGGAAAAACTGAAAGCCGATCCGGACAAGTTTTTCAAGAAAGCTGCCGGAGAAGGCGTACTGTTTGAGAACATTCAATCCACGTGTCCCGTCTCAGGCGAAATACTGGAGGACAAGTCTGTCTACTCAGACTACGAAGGCCGTCGAGTTGTGTTCTGCTGCAAGAAGTGCCGCGGCACGTTCAACGAAGATCCGGAGAACTACTTGAAGAAACTTGATGAGGATACTGACTCGAAGTCAGAAAACATGAAGAAGATGGATCACAGTGACCACAGCGGACACAATCACTAG
- a CDS encoding TolC family protein, translating into MISSLAVFVLFWAGLVQAADKSEARSTIDSLAPVLDTIPKLIPSFDSTSTLADYLAVAMERSPRLRSAYNRWIADLKKSDHVGALPDPMFNYAYFIENVETRVGPQEQRFGVRQSFPWFGTLGAKEDMAFAMSQASYQRFEAAKYELYYDVKSAFYDYYFLGQDLQITSENFELLKFWESVAQSKYKVGLKQHPDVIKAQVELGKLEDHLQTLREQVEPKAARLRAWLNLPGDVEIPVPQSITVAEVPLVEDSVVAIITRHNPNLRALDRIIESRRAEERLAGKQTMPSFSIGVDYIQTGEAINPDMSESGKDPWMIGASVSLPIWFGKNSARKKEAEARRRAAEYNLKDSENQLVAVSERLLFEYSDALRKTRLYRDGLVPKAEQSLNAIYAAYQAGETDFLNVLDAQRQLLDFQLTVAREQTRLATKRAQLEMLSGTELSKHLQQ; encoded by the coding sequence ATGATCTCCTCACTGGCGGTGTTTGTTCTCTTCTGGGCAGGTTTAGTCCAGGCCGCCGACAAGTCTGAAGCGCGCTCGACTATCGACTCGCTGGCTCCTGTTCTGGACACAATCCCAAAACTGATTCCGTCCTTTGACTCGACCAGCACTCTGGCCGACTACTTGGCGGTGGCGATGGAAAGGAGTCCGCGGTTGCGATCCGCCTATAATCGTTGGATCGCGGACCTGAAGAAATCCGATCATGTCGGGGCATTGCCCGATCCGATGTTCAACTACGCCTACTTCATCGAGAACGTGGAGACCCGGGTCGGTCCGCAGGAACAACGGTTTGGGGTGCGTCAGTCGTTTCCGTGGTTTGGAACGCTTGGCGCGAAAGAAGACATGGCCTTTGCAATGTCGCAGGCATCATATCAGCGATTTGAAGCGGCCAAGTATGAGCTGTACTACGATGTAAAGTCCGCATTCTATGACTACTACTTTTTAGGTCAAGACCTCCAAATCACCAGTGAGAACTTTGAGCTTCTGAAGTTTTGGGAATCGGTCGCACAATCCAAATACAAGGTGGGACTAAAGCAACATCCCGATGTCATCAAGGCTCAGGTAGAACTTGGAAAGCTCGAAGACCATTTGCAGACGCTCCGTGAACAGGTTGAGCCCAAGGCCGCCCGATTGAGAGCCTGGCTAAATCTGCCGGGCGACGTAGAGATTCCCGTCCCGCAGTCTATTACTGTGGCGGAAGTGCCGCTTGTCGAAGATTCGGTGGTCGCCATCATCACCCGCCACAATCCGAATCTCCGAGCACTTGACCGGATTATCGAGAGTAGACGAGCCGAGGAGAGGCTGGCCGGCAAGCAAACGATGCCGTCGTTCTCCATTGGTGTCGATTACATCCAGACTGGGGAGGCTATCAATCCGGATATGTCGGAAAGCGGCAAGGATCCCTGGATGATTGGCGCCAGCGTATCGTTGCCAATCTGGTTCGGCAAGAACAGTGCTCGCAAGAAGGAAGCCGAAGCGCGGCGCCGGGCGGCTGAATACAATTTGAAGGACTCGGAAAACCAACTCGTGGCGGTGAGTGAACGGCTCCTGTTCGAGTATTCGGATGCTCTGCGCAAGACTCGCCTGTACCGCGACGGGCTTGTACCCAAAGCCGAGCAGTCCCTGAACGCCATCTATGCCGCCTATCAGGCAGGCGAAACGGATTTTCTAAATGTCTTGGATGCTCAGAGACAATTGCTGGATTTCCAGCTGACGGTGGCGCGAGAACAGACCCGACTTGCCACGAAGCGCGCCCAACTGGAAATGCTCAGCGGAACAGAACTCAGCAAACACCTGCAACAATAA
- a CDS encoding efflux RND transporter periplasmic adaptor subunit has product MNTEQTTRNNWRGLIPRGRSATISLLIVAIVAFSLGGLLFGGGESTEPNSGADEHAPAASAESSEPTMWTCSMHPQIQLPKPGKCPLCFMDLIPIETSGGGEDLDPSQIRMSETAVKLAGVQTTPVTRAFAERSIRMVGKLDYDETRVSYITAWVAGRLDSLFVDYTGATVSKGDHMVHMYSPELVAAQEELLQAKKAVATLSTANSTVLKSTANQTLKSAREKLRLYGLSESQIAAIEQGNVPSDHLTITAPAGGVVVHKDAKEGMYVSTGTRIYTIADLKRLWVLLEAYESDLPWLKYGQRIAFTSPSFPGEVFDAVISFIDPVVNPKTRTVNIRAVVGNADQRLKPEMFVSASVQSRLDSEGNVIAPELAGKWISPMHPEIVKDGPGKCDICGMDLVPAETFGYSGGNKKTGKAPLLIPASAPLITGKRAVVYVQVPSDEGVVFEGRQITLGPRAQEYYVVRDGLEEGEQVVTNGAFKIDSELQIKAKPSMMSPQGGAVAAGHDHGETGSVRMATAEERPYEAGTAERLDDCEEALVALAPVYDAYFDVQMALANDNLDEAREAYGTLAKLIDGVDMSLFEGKAHERWMDISENLAGAAKIGNSAGSIVGARDAFFNLSLATIEMHDTFGHASDEPFYLTYCPMARDNAGAYWLQQEDIVWNSFYGESMLRCGEIKKELHAGDAVTE; this is encoded by the coding sequence ATGAATACTGAACAGACAACTCGAAACAACTGGCGGGGGCTGATCCCGCGAGGACGCTCAGCAACCATCTCACTGTTGATTGTAGCTATCGTGGCGTTCTCCCTCGGCGGTCTCTTGTTTGGTGGTGGAGAATCGACAGAACCGAACAGCGGCGCAGATGAGCACGCTCCTGCCGCATCAGCTGAATCATCGGAACCCACCATGTGGACTTGTTCCATGCATCCGCAGATCCAGCTCCCGAAGCCGGGCAAGTGCCCGTTATGCTTTATGGATCTGATCCCGATTGAAACCAGCGGAGGCGGAGAAGACCTCGACCCCAGCCAAATTCGCATGTCAGAAACGGCTGTTAAACTGGCCGGCGTTCAAACGACTCCGGTCACCAGGGCGTTTGCCGAGCGATCGATCCGCATGGTCGGCAAGCTCGACTACGACGAGACCCGAGTTTCGTATATTACTGCTTGGGTGGCGGGACGACTGGACAGTCTCTTTGTCGATTATACGGGAGCGACAGTGTCAAAGGGTGATCACATGGTTCACATGTACTCTCCAGAGTTGGTAGCCGCCCAGGAAGAACTTCTGCAGGCCAAAAAGGCAGTTGCAACTCTCAGCACCGCCAATAGTACCGTTCTAAAATCAACGGCGAATCAAACATTGAAATCGGCCCGCGAGAAACTGCGTCTCTATGGACTCTCCGAATCACAGATTGCCGCCATAGAACAAGGAAACGTGCCCTCAGACCATCTTACGATTACGGCGCCTGCTGGTGGCGTAGTTGTCCACAAGGATGCAAAAGAGGGAATGTATGTTTCAACAGGAACCCGTATTTACACGATTGCAGACCTCAAGCGGCTGTGGGTTCTGCTCGAGGCGTACGAATCAGATCTACCTTGGCTGAAATACGGCCAGCGCATTGCATTCACATCGCCATCATTTCCGGGTGAGGTCTTCGATGCCGTTATCAGCTTCATCGATCCGGTAGTAAATCCCAAAACACGGACGGTCAATATTCGCGCGGTGGTGGGTAACGCCGACCAGCGGCTTAAACCGGAGATGTTCGTCAGTGCTTCGGTCCAATCTCGTTTGGATAGCGAGGGCAATGTCATAGCGCCGGAGCTTGCGGGGAAATGGATCAGCCCGATGCACCCGGAGATTGTCAAAGATGGCCCAGGCAAATGTGACATCTGTGGTATGGACCTGGTGCCGGCGGAGACGTTTGGCTACTCAGGAGGAAACAAGAAAACGGGGAAAGCTCCATTGCTGATTCCCGCCTCCGCACCGCTAATTACGGGCAAGCGAGCGGTTGTCTATGTGCAGGTGCCAAGCGACGAAGGTGTCGTTTTTGAGGGACGGCAGATCACGCTTGGTCCTCGTGCTCAGGAATACTATGTCGTAAGAGACGGGCTGGAAGAGGGAGAACAGGTTGTTACCAACGGGGCCTTCAAGATTGACAGTGAACTTCAGATCAAGGCCAAGCCAAGTATGATGTCGCCACAGGGTGGTGCCGTTGCTGCTGGCCACGATCACGGCGAGACCGGGTCGGTCAGGATGGCCACAGCGGAAGAACGCCCGTACGAAGCTGGTACCGCTGAGAGACTGGATGATTGTGAAGAAGCTCTGGTTGCCCTGGCTCCTGTATACGACGCTTACTTCGACGTTCAGATGGCCTTGGCCAATGACAATCTCGACGAGGCAAGAGAAGCATACGGCACGCTGGCCAAGTTGATCGATGGCGTGGACATGAGCCTGTTTGAAGGCAAAGCGCACGAGCGGTGGATGGACATATCCGAGAATCTTGCAGGAGCCGCTAAAATCGGTAACTCCGCAGGATCGATTGTCGGGGCGCGCGACGCTTTCTTCAATCTATCATTGGCAACTATAGAAATGCACGATACGTTTGGACACGCGTCCGATGAGCCGTTTTATCTGACGTATTGTCCGATGGCCCGTGACAATGCCGGAGCATACTGGTTGCAACAGGAAGACATCGTCTGGAACTCCTTTTACGGCGAATCAATGCTTCGTTGCGGAGAAATTAAGAAGGAGCTGCATGCCGGAGATGCAGTGACGGAGTAA